The Actinomycetes bacterium nucleotide sequence CGATGGTGGCCGCCGCGTGGCAGGCGGCCAGCTGGCGGAGTTAGCCGACGTCCGCGTCCCGCAGACGCCGGCCTACAACCGTGCGCATCGCGCCTCCTCTTCCTCTCCTCTTCCTCTTGGTAAGCGGTCGGTCGAGGGTCAGTCTCCCCGACCCGGCCCGCGTTACAGCCCGGAGCAAGACCCAACCAGGGGCTCGTCGCCACCGGTGGCTACTTCGGCGGCAGCGTCCGTACGAACCTGAGCGCTTCGTCCACCCAGCCGGCAAGGGCGTCGTCGGCCTCGAGGGCGTTGGGGTCGACCGTGATCCATCCCTTCATCGGGCGGCCACTGAAGTCGAACAGCCGGCTACCAGGGCGCCCGAGCGCGGCCTCCGTGGCGTCGAGGCCGACACGAGCGATCAGCTCCTCGCCCATCACCCCGACACACAGGTTGCCGTCGACCAGGAATGACAGGCCGCCGAACATCTTCTTCTCTGCCACTCCGCTCGTGCCGGCGAGTTGCTCACGGAGCCGCTGCGCCAACCCCTCGTCGAACGCCATGCGCAAAGCCTACACCGCCTACACCGTGAGATGTCCCCAGCCCGTGAGCACCGGTGTCTTGCCGGGCTCGGTGGCGCCCACAGACGGCGTGCGAGGTCGCACGCCTGCCCGCGACGCCCGCGACGGACGAGCCCCAGCCCCCTCCCAGCTACGGTAATGGCGCCGCTGACCCGAGTTCAGCTGAACGACCCGCTGACCCGAGGTTCAGCCGAACGACCCGCTGGCCGGAGGGTTCAGCCAAACGCCGCGGCGCCGAACACCCTGGGCACCGTTCATCCCTTCAGGCGTGCTCTGGCATGATCCTCTGAGCGCTCAACTCCTTGGTCGTGGCGCTCGCCTCGTGCGGCGACGGCGATGACAGCGACCGCAGGGCCGCCGAGCCGGCTGACACCAAGACCGCAGCCGGCTCGGCCATGTACCGCGACGCGTCGCTCGCCGTCGAGCAGGCCTTGGGGGGTTCCCTGGTGACCCCGACAAGGATCAAGCGGCCGCCGTCAGCTCACATGTCAGCCCGCTTCGGCTGCCGGTGGCGTCCAGCGGTGGGCGCCTCCCCCGACGATCACCAACCGCCTCGCTGCCACACGCAACCGTCTGGTAGTCTCGGCACTCGCGCGCCGCTAGCTCAATTGGCAGAGCAGTGCCCTCTTAAGGCAACGGTTCGGGGTTCGAGTCCCTGGCGGCGCACCCCACAAACCCGCAGGTGAGGCCCGGTATTG carries:
- a CDS encoding TfoX/Sxy family protein; its protein translation is MAFDEGLAQRLREQLAGTSGVAEKKMFGGLSFLVDGNLCVGVMGEELIARVGLDATEAALGRPGSRLFDFSGRPMKGWITVDPNALEADDALAGWVDEALRFVRTLPPK